ATCACCCGTACGGATGCGTTCCATCAGCTCGGTCTCGAAACCGCCACCCCCGATCGCGAGCGTCGACAGCAGCGCCTGCCCGAGCCACACGTAGGTGACGGCCTGAGCCTGGTCGTACCCGCCGAGCTGCGGTCTCTCGTCCCACAGGGCGAGGTAGGTGTACACGAGGATCAGCCCGAAGACGGTGTTGGTGAACACCCCGGCGGCCGTGGCCGCCCGATAGGTCGCGTACCGTCGGAAATTCCCCACCGCGACGGCCGCGTACAACCGTCCCGTGCCCACACCGAACCACCGTCCCCGACCAGCCCGACACCGAAGCGCAGGAGCCTAGTACGCGGACGGGAAGGCCTGCCAGGCGTTTTCCGGCGTTCAGCTGCGGGATTCGCTGCCCGGATCCGGGAACGGAACGCCCGGTACACGTGTCTTCGCTTGGGGGCACAGATGACCAACGAGGGAAAAAACAGGAGTTCGTGCACGACATGAGCGACGAGCCGCAGCCGCAGCAGCCGAACCAGGGCGGGCCCGGGGAGGGGAGACCCGAGCGGCCGAGGCGCACCGGCTGGCGCCGGATCATCCCGACCTGGCGCACGGTGCTGGTCACCTGCGTCGTCGGCGTCCTGCTGCTGATCGGCCTGTTCTACCTCGGCTACTCACTGGTCAGGATCCCGCCCGCGAACGCGCTGGCGACCAAGCAGAGCAACGTCTACCTGTACGCCGACGGCTCCCAGCTCGCCCGGGACGGCGAGGTCAACCGGGAGAACGTCGCCCTCGCCCAGATCTCCAAGGACGCGCAGCACGCCGTGCTGGCCGCCGAGGACCGCGACTTCCACACCGAGTCCGCGATCGACCCCAAGGCGATGGTGCGGGCGGCCTGGAACACGGCGACCGGCAAGGGCAAGCAGTCCGGCTCCACGATCACCCAGCAGTACGTGAAGAACTACTACCTGGCCCAGGAACAGACGGTCACCCGGAAGGTCAAGGAGTTCTTCATCTCGATCAAGCTCGATCAGGAGAAGAGCAAGAACGAGATCCTGGAGGGCTACCTCAACACCAGCTACTTCGGCCGCAACGCCTACGGCATCCAGGCCGCCGCCCAGGCCTACTACGGCATGGACGCCACCGAACTGGACGCGGCCCGCGGCGCCTACCTCGCCGCGCTGCTGAACGCGCCCAGTGAGTACGACGTCGTCGCCCACCCGGAGAACAAGCGGGCCGCGCAGGCCCGCTGGAACTACGTCCTGGACGGCATGGTCAAGGAGGGCTGGCTCACGCGGTCCGAGCGGGCCGGCCTGAAGTTCCCGATGCCGAAGGAGGCCACCGTCTCCACCGGCATGTCCGGGCAGCGCGGCTATGTCGTCGACGCGATCAAGCAGTACCTCGTCGCCCACGACGTCGTCGACGCGGACTCCCTCGAAGCGGGCGGCTACCGCATCACCACCACCCTGCAGAAGCCCAGGCAGGACGCCTTCGTCAAGGCCGTGAACGACCAGTTGATCTCCAAGCTGGACAAGGAGAACCGCAAGGTCGACACCTACGTCCGCGCGGGCGGCGCCGCCGTCGACCCGAAGACGGGCAAGGTCGTCGCGATGTACGGCGGCATCGACTACGTCAAGCAGTACACCAACGGGGCGACCCGGCGGGACTTCCAGGTCGGCTCCATCTTCAAGCCGTTCGTCTTCACCTCGGCCGTCGAGAACGGCTCCGCCACCCAGAACGGCACGCCCATCACCCCCAACACCTACTACGACGGCACCAACAAGCGCCCGGTACAGGGCTGGAGCGACGCCTACGCGCCGGAGAACGAGGACCAGGTGTCGTACGGCGACATCACGGTCCGCGAGGCCACCGACAAGTCCGTCAACGCCGTGTACGCGCAGATGGCCGTCGACGTCGGCCCCGACAAGGTCGTGCGGACCGCGGTCGACCTCGGCCTGCCCTCCAGCACCCCGGAACTCGGCCCGTACCCGTCGATCGCGCTCGGCGTGGCGCACGCGAGCGTCCTGGACATGGCGGAGGCGTACGCGACGCTCGCGAACCACGGTGAGCACGGCACGTACACCCTGATCGAGAAGATCACCCGGCAGGGCTCCGAGGTCGTCGAGCTGCCCGAGCGGCGCACCACCCAGGCCGTCAGCCGCGAGGCCGCCGACACCACGACGGCGGTCCTCCAGAGCGTCGTGGAGAACGGCACCGCCACCGCCGCGCAGGCCGCCGGCCGCCCGGCCGCCGGCAAGACCGGTACGGCGGAGGAGGACCAGGCGGCCTGGTTCGCCGGCTACACACCCGACCTCGCCACCGTCGTCGCCGTGATGGGCCAGGACCCGGTCACCGCCGACCACGAGTCGCTGTACGGCGCGATGGGCCTGGAGCGCGTCAACGGCGGCGGGGCGCCCGCCGAGATCTGGGCCCAGTTCACCAAGGACGCCCTCAAGGGCACCCCGGTCACCGACTTCGACCTGCGGCTCCAGGACGGCGCCGACGTGGTGTACCAGCCCCCGGCCCCGCCCGCCGGCGACCGGGAGACCGACGTTCCCGGGGACGAGGAGACCGCCGGCACCGGCGATCCCGCGACCCCGGGCGAGGCGCAGGGCGGCACGACCGACGGCGGGGCGACGGCCGACGGCGGTACGACGTCCGGGGGCACGCCCACGGACGGCGGGCCGACCGGCGGGGAGACCGACGGGACCACCACGGACGGCGGCACCACCACCGACGGCGGCACGACGACCGACGGGGGCACCACCACCGGCGGTGACACGACCACGGGCGGCACGAGCTCCGGCGGCACCCTGGGCGGCATCACCGGCGGCGGAACGTCCACGGGGACGACGACCTCGGGGACGCAGACCACCCGCGGGGAGTGAGCCCCGACGGGTCAGTGACCGGAGGTCGCCTTCAGGCCGACGACGGCGACCAGCAGCAGACAGACGAAGAAGATCCGGGCGGCGGTGGCCGGCTCGCCCAGCAGCACCATGCCGAGCACCGCCGACCCCGCCGCCCCGATCCCGACCCAGACGCCGTAGGCGGTGCCGATGGGCAGGGATTTCGCGGCGTACGAAAGCAGCAGCATGCTGGCGACGATGCCGGCGCCGGTGAACAGGCTGGGGACGAGCCGGGTGAAGCCGTCGGTGTACTTCATCCCGATCGACCAGCCGACTTCGAGCAGGCCGGCGACGAGCAGCAGAACCCAGGCCATGAGAGGCACCTCCGGAGACGGGCGGACTGACGGCGGTGCGTCGTCTTTGCCTTCGACCCGGTACGGCGCGTCTCGTCGGGTGCCTTCCCAACGTAGCAAAAGGCGGAAGTCTCCCCGGCCAGGCTCCCGGCGGGCCCCTCGGCACCCCTGCCCGTCGACAGCCGAAAGGGCCGGTGACAACGGTCACCAGCCCCTTCGCCCCGCTCGTTCTACAGGTACAACCCCGTGGAGTCCTCGGACCCCTCGAACCGGTCCGCGGCCACCGCGTGCAGGTCGCGCTCGCGCATCAGGACGTACGCGACGCCGCGCACCTCCACCTCGGCGCGGTCCTCCGGGTCGTACAGGACCCGGTCGCCCGGCTCCACGGTGCGTACGTTCTGCCCCACCGCGACGACCTCCGCCCACGCCAGGCGACGGCCCACGGCCGCCGTGGCGGGGATCAGGATGCCGCCGCCGGAACGCCGCTCGCCCTCGCTGGTGTCCTGCCGCA
This region of Streptomyces chromofuscus genomic DNA includes:
- a CDS encoding transglycosylase domain-containing protein; amino-acid sequence: MSDEPQPQQPNQGGPGEGRPERPRRTGWRRIIPTWRTVLVTCVVGVLLLIGLFYLGYSLVRIPPANALATKQSNVYLYADGSQLARDGEVNRENVALAQISKDAQHAVLAAEDRDFHTESAIDPKAMVRAAWNTATGKGKQSGSTITQQYVKNYYLAQEQTVTRKVKEFFISIKLDQEKSKNEILEGYLNTSYFGRNAYGIQAAAQAYYGMDATELDAARGAYLAALLNAPSEYDVVAHPENKRAAQARWNYVLDGMVKEGWLTRSERAGLKFPMPKEATVSTGMSGQRGYVVDAIKQYLVAHDVVDADSLEAGGYRITTTLQKPRQDAFVKAVNDQLISKLDKENRKVDTYVRAGGAAVDPKTGKVVAMYGGIDYVKQYTNGATRRDFQVGSIFKPFVFTSAVENGSATQNGTPITPNTYYDGTNKRPVQGWSDAYAPENEDQVSYGDITVREATDKSVNAVYAQMAVDVGPDKVVRTAVDLGLPSSTPELGPYPSIALGVAHASVLDMAEAYATLANHGEHGTYTLIEKITRQGSEVVELPERRTTQAVSREAADTTTAVLQSVVENGTATAAQAAGRPAAGKTGTAEEDQAAWFAGYTPDLATVVAVMGQDPVTADHESLYGAMGLERVNGGGAPAEIWAQFTKDALKGTPVTDFDLRLQDGADVVYQPPAPPAGDRETDVPGDEETAGTGDPATPGEAQGGTTDGGATADGGTTSGGTPTDGGPTGGETDGTTTDGGTTTDGGTTTDGGTTTGGDTTTGGTSSGGTLGGITGGGTSTGTTTSGTQTTRGE
- the sugE gene encoding quaternary ammonium compound efflux SMR transporter SugE yields the protein MAWVLLLVAGLLEVGWSIGMKYTDGFTRLVPSLFTGAGIVASMLLLSYAAKSLPIGTAYGVWVGIGAAGSAVLGMVLLGEPATAARIFFVCLLLVAVVGLKATSGH
- a CDS encoding GroES family chaperonin, producing MSGKRNDHSTHPDKLPIRMLHDRVLVRQDTSEGERRSGGGILIPATAAVGRRLAWAEVVAVGQNVRTVEPGDRVLYDPEDRAEVEVRGVAYVLMRERDLHAVAADRFEGSEDSTGLYL